The following coding sequences lie in one Clostridia bacterium genomic window:
- a CDS encoding DNA translocase FtsK, with the protein MPKTSKLKEEIKQEILGIFFIALAIFIFFCLGQESVAANSFSVGAVGGLFCFILKVLCGQGKFLIPLLFLLIGILKLRKRLEFEILRLSSIIALLISILAFFHLNLPQAQQTIAFGRDGLGGGVLGGMAVTFSLFLFGKAGSYIFWSVLVIASFVGIAKKSLAELIKQFFTRIRVFCQNTKTGINDFLFIEEPESSQVVKKQVKKSAVPEFAEEDKEVPLTDLFTSPALIKPEEKQVIKPVQVSEDFQFPDLKLLKRAPKVKSSRLNKDITNSARVLESTLANFDVQAKVVNVSRGPGITRYEIQPAPGIKVSRIVSLADDIALSLATSQVRIEAPIPGKAAVGIEVPNKEITIVTLREVLETGLFQNSPSELTVALGKDITGNPIVADLAKMPHLLIAGATGSGKSVCMNALIISILYKGHPEAVKMLLIDPKVVEFSAYNGIPHLISPVITDPKKAAAALRWMVSEMENRYELFAEKKVKDIQSYNQSITVEETKLPYIIVFIDELADLMMVAAAEVEDAICRLAQMARAAGIHLVVATQRPSVDVITGVIKANIPSRIAFAVSSQTDSRTILDLGGAERLLGRGDMLFYPTGLPKPIRVQGVYVSDAEINSLVEFFTNQATETDYIEPWTEVEQNIEESTGDEDPLLGEAIKLFLEYGQASISLLQRRLKIGYTRAARIIDYLEDKGMVGGYEGSKPRAILITWDEYYEYFGTPKKEE; encoded by the coding sequence ATGCCTAAAACATCAAAATTGAAAGAGGAAATTAAACAAGAAATCCTCGGAATTTTTTTTATCGCTCTGGCAATTTTTATTTTTTTCTGTCTAGGTCAGGAAAGTGTTGCGGCAAATAGCTTTTCCGTTGGGGCGGTAGGGGGATTGTTTTGTTTTATTTTAAAAGTATTATGTGGTCAAGGAAAATTTTTAATTCCCTTACTTTTTTTGCTTATCGGGATTCTTAAACTAAGAAAACGTTTGGAATTTGAAATTTTACGTTTGAGTTCCATTATTGCTTTACTAATTTCCATTTTAGCCTTTTTTCATTTAAATTTACCTCAAGCACAGCAAACGATTGCCTTTGGTAGGGACGGCTTAGGTGGTGGGGTTCTAGGGGGAATGGCGGTTACTTTTTCTTTATTTCTTTTTGGTAAAGCCGGTTCTTATATTTTTTGGTCAGTTTTAGTAATTGCTTCATTTGTAGGCATTGCTAAAAAGAGCTTAGCAGAATTAATTAAGCAATTTTTTACGCGAATCAGAGTTTTTTGTCAAAATACAAAGACTGGTATTAATGATTTCTTGTTTATTGAAGAACCAGAGTCTTCACAGGTGGTTAAAAAACAAGTAAAAAAATCAGCAGTTCCTGAATTTGCTGAAGAGGATAAAGAAGTCCCTTTGACGGATCTTTTTACTTCGCCTGCTTTGATTAAACCAGAAGAAAAACAAGTAATAAAACCTGTACAGGTAAGTGAAGATTTTCAATTCCCTGATTTAAAATTATTAAAAAGAGCTCCAAAAGTAAAAAGTTCGCGGCTAAATAAGGATATTACCAACAGTGCACGAGTTTTGGAATCTACCTTGGCTAATTTTGATGTACAGGCTAAAGTAGTTAATGTTAGTCGTGGTCCGGGAATTACTAGATATGAAATTCAGCCAGCCCCGGGAATTAAAGTAAGTCGTATTGTGAGCCTAGCTGATGATATTGCACTTTCTTTGGCTACTTCACAAGTGCGTATTGAGGCACCTATACCGGGAAAAGCGGCTGTGGGTATAGAAGTTCCTAACAAGGAAATAACCATTGTAACTTTACGTGAAGTTTTAGAAACAGGACTGTTTCAAAATTCGCCTTCCGAATTAACGGTGGCTCTTGGTAAAGATATTACCGGTAATCCTATTGTAGCTGATTTGGCCAAAATGCCTCATTTGCTAATTGCCGGGGCTACTGGTTCAGGTAAAAGTGTTTGCATGAATGCTTTAATTATTAGTATTTTATATAAAGGACATCCGGAAGCTGTTAAAATGCTTTTAATTGATCCTAAAGTAGTTGAGTTTTCCGCTTATAATGGTATTCCACATTTAATTTCTCCTGTAATTACCGATCCTAAAAAGGCTGCTGCTGCTTTACGCTGGATGGTTTCCGAAATGGAAAACAGGTATGAACTATTTGCGGAGAAAAAGGTAAAAGATATTCAAAGTTATAATCAGTCCATTACCGTAGAGGAAACTAAACTACCTTACATTATTGTTTTTATTGATGAATTAGCTGATTTGATGATGGTTGCGGCGGCTGAAGTGGAAGATGCAATTTGTCGTTTGGCCCAAATGGCTCGGGCGGCAGGAATTCATTTAGTAGTAGCTACACAGAGACCTTCTGTGGATGTAATTACTGGAGTAATTAAGGCTAATATTCCTTCCAGAATTGCTTTTGCTGTTTCTTCACAAACTGATTCGCGCACCATTCTAGATTTAGGTGGGGCTGAACGTTTACTGGGACGTGGGGATATGCTTTTTTATCCTACCGGATTACCTAAACCTATACGCGTACAAGGTGTTTATGTTTCTGATGCAGAGATTAACTCTTTAGTTGAATTTTTTACTAATCAAGCAACTGAAACTGATTATATTGAACCATGGACAGAGGTCGAACAAAATATTGAAGAATCTACCGGGGATGAGGATCCTTTATTAGGTGAGGCCATAAAGTTATTTTTAGAATACGGTCAAGCATCTATTTCCCTATTACAGAGACGCTTAAAGATTGGTTATACTAGGGCAGCGAGAATTATTGATTATTTAGAGGATAAAGGAATGGTTGGTGGTTATGAAGGTAGTAAACCTAGAGCAATTTTAATTACATGGGATGAATATTATGAGTATTTTGGTACACCGAAAAAAGAGGAGTAA
- the pgsA gene encoding CDP-diacylglycerol--glycerol-3-phosphate 3-phosphatidyltransferase, protein MNLANKLTMLRIVLIPIFMFFVLIRVPYGQYIATGVFILAASTDGLDGYIARKRKQITNFGKLMDPLADKLLITAALIVLVELALLAGWIAFIIIGREFFVTGLRTIAAAEGIIIAASKLGKLKTITQIIAITALLLNVPGGQYLIYLAVFFTLWSGLDYFLNARKKLRLKTK, encoded by the coding sequence ATGAATTTGGCCAATAAACTTACTATGCTAAGAATTGTTTTAATACCTATTTTTATGTTTTTTGTTTTAATTCGTGTTCCCTATGGTCAGTATATAGCCACAGGTGTTTTTATACTGGCGGCTAGCACTGATGGGCTTGATGGTTATATTGCACGTAAACGAAAACAAATAACCAATTTCGGAAAATTAATGGATCCTTTGGCAGATAAATTATTGATTACCGCAGCCTTAATAGTTTTGGTAGAATTGGCGTTGTTAGCTGGTTGGATTGCCTTTATAATTATCGGCAGGGAGTTTTTTGTTACTGGATTACGAACTATTGCTGCCGCGGAAGGGATAATTATTGCTGCTAGTAAGTTAGGTAAATTAAAAACAATTACTCAAATCATAGCTATCACTGCTTTACTATTAAATGTTCCCGGAGGACAATATTTAATTTATTTAGCGGTATTTTTTACTTTATGGTCAGGTTTGGACTATTTTTTAAATGCTAGAAAGAAATTGAGGTTAAAAACAAAATGA
- the rimO gene encoding 30S ribosomal protein S12 methylthiotransferase RimO — protein sequence MGQYFKIVTLGCAKNSVDSEQLYSLLSRNDFQPTAQLTEAEIIILNTCGFITDAKQESIEMILELAKYKKRGNCKCLVMIGCLVQKYVSELKAVLPEVDIFLGSGDLLKLPELLAGFSAGEKIVLVTQPENYLYDDCLPRNYKLQRSYAYVKIAEGCNNFCTYCVIPEMRGVYRSRPLTSIVNEVKALTEHGISEIILIAQDTTYYGQDLSGEYLLPELLRQLVKLPKLKWLRLHYCYPEHLTTELLELIQREKKICKYLDIPLQHIADPILKAMGRSFDNKKIKHLLAKIKKIIPGITLRSTFIVGFPGETEAHFKELLNFLQETKFARAGFFAYSREPNTPAARLPEQINPQLKLERLQKATSLQSKILAHSLAAYLGQKVHIIVDGPSSEYEGLWEGRMASDSPEIDCLVYFKPQIRLKIGDFIKVSITHSRDYALLGEIINEFGQ from the coding sequence ATGGGACAGTATTTTAAGATTGTTACTTTAGGTTGTGCTAAAAATTCTGTTGATAGTGAACAACTTTATAGTTTACTTTCTCGTAATGATTTTCAACCGACAGCACAGCTAACTGAGGCGGAAATTATTATACTTAATACCTGTGGTTTTATTACTGATGCCAAGCAAGAATCTATTGAAATGATTTTGGAATTAGCGAAATATAAAAAGCGGGGTAATTGTAAGTGTTTAGTAATGATTGGTTGTTTGGTACAGAAATATGTTTCGGAATTAAAGGCGGTTTTACCTGAAGTTGATATATTTTTAGGTAGTGGTGACTTATTAAAATTGCCGGAATTATTGGCGGGTTTTTCTGCAGGTGAAAAAATCGTTTTAGTTACTCAACCTGAAAATTACCTCTATGATGATTGCTTACCGCGAAATTATAAGTTACAACGTTCTTATGCCTATGTTAAGATAGCGGAAGGTTGTAATAATTTTTGTACTTATTGTGTTATTCCGGAAATGAGAGGGGTTTATCGAAGTCGGCCCTTAACTTCGATAGTAAATGAAGTAAAGGCTTTAACCGAACACGGGATTTCCGAAATAATTTTAATTGCCCAGGATACAACTTATTATGGACAGGATTTAAGTGGTGAATATCTGTTGCCTGAATTATTGCGTCAACTAGTTAAATTACCAAAATTAAAATGGCTGAGATTACATTATTGTTATCCTGAACATCTGACTACTGAATTACTAGAATTAATTCAGCGGGAAAAAAAGATTTGTAAATATCTTGATATACCTTTACAACATATTGCCGATCCCATTTTAAAGGCAATGGGTCGTTCATTTGATAATAAAAAAATTAAACATTTATTAGCTAAGATTAAAAAAATAATTCCGGGAATTACACTTCGTTCAACCTTTATAGTTGGTTTTCCTGGTGAAACCGAAGCACATTTTAAAGAACTGCTAAATTTTCTGCAGGAAACTAAATTTGCTCGTGCTGGTTTTTTTGCTTATTCACGTGAGCCCAACACACCGGCTGCACGTTTACCAGAACAAATAAATCCTCAACTCAAATTGGAAAGATTACAAAAAGCAACTTCACTACAAAGTAAAATTTTGGCCCATTCATTGGCTGCTTATTTAGGTCAAAAGGTGCACATAATTGTTGATGGTCCTAGTTCTGAATATGAAGGTCTCTGGGAGGGAAGAATGGCCAGTGATTCCCCCGAAATAGATTGTCTTGTTTATTTTAAACCTCAGATAAGGCTTAAAATTGGTGATTTTATAAAAGTAAGCATAACCCATAGTCGGGATTATGCTTTATTGGGAGAGATTATTAATGAATTTGGCCAATAA
- a CDS encoding translocation-enhancing protein TepA — MQIPHDETSNIHCLTIVGQVEGHLILPPQNKTTKYEHIIPQLVAVEQNSKIEGLLIILNTVGGDVEAGLAIAEMIDGLSKPTVSVVLGGGHSIGVPIAVAADYSFIAETATMTIHPIRLTGLVIGVPQTYEYLDKMQDRVIRFIEKHSGISSKKLRKLMFQTGDLARDIGTVLVGVDAVESGLINEVGSLSPAINKLKELIDVSKGEIIH; from the coding sequence ATGCAAATACCCCATGATGAAACTTCCAATATTCATTGTTTAACAATTGTAGGACAAGTCGAAGGACATTTAATTCTACCACCGCAAAACAAAACGACAAAATATGAACACATTATTCCTCAGTTAGTAGCTGTGGAGCAAAATTCAAAAATTGAGGGACTTTTAATTATTTTAAATACAGTAGGTGGGGATGTGGAAGCTGGTTTGGCTATTGCAGAAATGATTGATGGTTTATCCAAACCTACTGTTTCAGTAGTTTTGGGTGGGGGACATAGTATTGGGGTGCCTATTGCGGTAGCTGCGGATTATTCTTTTATAGCAGAAACGGCTACGATGACCATTCATCCAATACGGTTAACAGGTCTAGTTATTGGTGTTCCCCAAACATATGAATATTTAGATAAAATGCAGGACCGAGTAATTAGGTTTATAGAAAAACACTCCGGTATTTCAAGTAAAAAACTGCGTAAATTAATGTTTCAAACCGGGGACTTAGCCCGCGACATTGGAACAGTTTTAGTAGGAGTAGATGCGGTAGAATCAGGATTAATTAACGAAGTGGGAAGTTTATCTCCGGCAATTAACAAATTAAAGGAATTAATAGATGTGTCGAAAGGAGAAATTATTCATTGA
- a CDS encoding DUF4115 domain-containing protein — MERLGDLLREARLSKGLSLEQVEQETNIRLEYIQAMENEDWDFFPEFVYLKSFLRTYYRYLGLENSEYLHLLIESIKPQPIPPKIPQKIDLTVAPSRIAKIVFVFLAIIVLFSTSYIYQRFFISTPEIPEEELTPKPIVENEIVEPPEEEQEITDFSLVLSCIDDRCWVEVIDAEDNYLYRAIMTKGEEISFTNLNWVFLKLGNAGQMNVFINDKPLDKLGRIGEVITKTYGIEDNQIVEL; from the coding sequence ATGGAACGGTTGGGTGATTTATTAAGAGAAGCTCGTTTAAGTAAAGGACTTTCTTTGGAACAAGTTGAGCAGGAAACAAATATTCGCCTGGAATATATTCAAGCTATGGAAAATGAAGATTGGGATTTTTTTCCCGAATTTGTCTATTTGAAAAGTTTTTTAAGAACCTATTATCGTTATCTTGGACTGGAAAATAGTGAGTATTTACATTTATTAATTGAATCAATAAAACCTCAACCAATTCCCCCTAAAATACCGCAAAAAATAGATTTAACGGTGGCTCCATCGCGTATAGCCAAAATTGTTTTTGTGTTTTTGGCTATTATAGTGCTCTTTTCTACTTCCTATATTTATCAGCGTTTTTTTATTTCCACACCCGAAATACCTGAGGAAGAATTAACACCCAAGCCTATAGTGGAAAATGAAATTGTTGAACCCCCGGAAGAAGAGCAAGAAATCACTGATTTTTCTTTAGTCTTAAGCTGTATTGATGACCGCTGTTGGGTAGAAGTGATCGATGCCGAAGATAATTATCTTTATCGAGCGATCATGACTAAGGGAGAAGAAATTAGTTTTACTAATTTAAATTGGGTATTTTTAAAATTAGGTAATGCTGGGCAAATGAATGTCTTTATAAATGATAAACCTTTGGACAAACTTGGCCGCATTGGAGAGGTAATTACAAAAACATATGGAATTGAAGATAATCAAATTGTTGAATTATAG